A region of Hydrogenimonas cancrithermarum DNA encodes the following proteins:
- a CDS encoding GspE/PulE family protein, which produces MAENKPIGKLLEEAGYINEEQIEVALAVQKVEKKFFGEILQELDFVSSSEVAEVLALQYNVEYIDLDTIVPETEALKSIPHDIALSKTVLPLEIRDGSLVVATQDVNDLMLTDFLQKTAGRTIEYRVADKRKIIHYAQIYYYQLENPIEKKIAAIIEDVKAGRTINIETLLNMILNNAIKDKATDIHITPQAGTLHIFYRLDGVLKHYYALPVSIHQQFVAKVKIASNLDIAEQRKPQDGGFTYTFLGEEFDLRISTLPTNYGENIVMRLLEKSGSLFSLHHLGFSEENKNKIEYYFSKPYGIILVTGPTGSGKTTTLYSALRKVDSLKKNILTIEDPIEYKFAFIKQTQANDKAGYTFDAAIRAFMRQDPDVMLVGEIRDPQTAELAIRASITGHLVLTTLHTNDAVGAIPRLIDLQVPPYLVGSGLLAILAQRLVRKLCRYCKHPVEVPKADLVALGIPESMLKGQDTVKIYEAVGCEHCRYTGYAGREAIIEILEVDKDIEAMIAAGESVLNIQQKAISKGMHLMKEDGFRKVLEGVTTIEEVYRVVT; this is translated from the coding sequence ATGGCAGAGAACAAACCGATAGGAAAACTGCTCGAAGAGGCAGGTTATATCAACGAAGAGCAGATCGAAGTGGCGCTGGCTGTTCAGAAAGTCGAAAAAAAGTTTTTCGGAGAGATCCTCCAGGAGCTCGATTTTGTAAGTAGCAGCGAAGTCGCGGAAGTACTGGCACTGCAGTATAATGTAGAATATATCGATCTGGATACGATCGTTCCCGAGACAGAGGCACTCAAATCGATTCCCCACGATATCGCGCTTTCCAAAACGGTGCTCCCGCTCGAAATTAGGGATGGGAGCCTGGTCGTGGCGACGCAGGATGTCAACGACCTGATGCTGACCGACTTTCTTCAAAAGACGGCGGGACGTACGATCGAGTACCGGGTGGCGGACAAACGAAAAATCATCCACTATGCCCAGATCTACTACTATCAGCTCGAAAACCCGATCGAGAAGAAGATCGCCGCGATCATCGAAGATGTCAAGGCGGGACGTACGATCAATATCGAGACATTGCTGAATATGATCCTGAACAATGCGATCAAAGACAAAGCGACCGACATCCATATCACGCCGCAGGCCGGGACGCTGCACATTTTCTACCGCCTCGACGGTGTGCTAAAGCATTATTACGCCCTTCCGGTATCGATTCATCAGCAGTTCGTCGCGAAGGTCAAGATCGCGAGCAATCTCGATATTGCGGAGCAGAGAAAACCGCAGGATGGCGGGTTTACCTACACCTTCCTCGGAGAAGAGTTCGACCTGCGTATCTCGACACTTCCAACGAATTATGGCGAAAATATCGTGATGCGCCTGCTTGAAAAGAGCGGTTCGCTCTTCAGCCTCCACCACCTCGGTTTCTCCGAAGAGAACAAAAACAAGATCGAGTATTACTTCTCCAAGCCTTACGGCATCATTCTCGTAACGGGGCCTACCGGAAGCGGTAAGACGACGACACTCTATTCCGCACTCAGAAAGGTCGATTCGTTAAAGAAGAACATCCTGACGATCGAAGACCCGATCGAATACAAATTCGCCTTTATCAAACAGACGCAGGCCAATGACAAAGCGGGATACACTTTCGATGCGGCCATCCGCGCCTTCATGCGCCAAGACCCCGACGTCATGCTGGTCGGAGAGATTCGTGACCCCCAAACGGCCGAACTGGCGATACGTGCGTCGATCACGGGCCACCTGGTTTTGACGACACTGCATACCAATGATGCCGTCGGTGCCATTCCCAGGTTGATCGACCTACAGGTTCCGCCCTATCTCGTCGGCTCCGGTCTTCTGGCCATTCTCGCACAGCGGCTGGTGAGAAAACTCTGTCGTTACTGCAAGCATCCCGTCGAGGTTCCGAAAGCGGATCTCGTGGCACTCGGTATCCCCGAATCGATGCTAAAAGGGCAGGATACGGTCAAAATATACGAAGCGGTGGGGTGTGAGCATTGCCGGTATACCGGATACGCCGGAAGGGAAGCGATCATCGAGATTCTCGAGGTCGACAAGGATATCGAAGCGATGATCGCAGCCGGCGAATCGGTCCTCAACATTCAGCAGAAAGCGATAAGCAAAGGGATGCACCTGATGAAGGAAGATGGGTTCAGAAAGGTACTTGAAGGGGTCACGACGATCGAAGAGGTTTACAGGGTCGTCACGTGA
- a CDS encoding putative Ig domain-containing protein, whose protein sequence is MGRRAFTLIELAIVLIIIGLLVGGGFKTMQILSKRAKVTETKQTLAAAKEAVTGFAQTHGYLPNGAEFSSLVKQNRDSWDKPLLYTADSALMNDDVCYYRTTQLRIGGDENVSDVAFVIVSGGGNYNMQTARSGSEVKIYKQGKPNVDDNQTAQGDSVSRLEPYDDLAEWMTLQQLRIAMGCKSGQIEIITPELPKAYENHGYQASLSFAGGVPYPDGGDSDTEEDAEWCWEGSLPPGISVSCNGTLAVSSSCLQSDGTKNGAATWGQCTRPILSGSTGSSTQNIFTARFYLHDSNDNIARKEYSVVVEPDYPEIANTELPRATEGIPYTAQLAATGGDGNYSISLTGNLPRGLSFSGDNDNNISGTPNAGTAGSYPLTFQVVDGTGRSAKRTLVLTVDSGSGGGSGGNGGGNGGGNGGGGNGGGWPWPWPRP, encoded by the coding sequence ATGGGAAGAAGAGCCTTTACGCTGATCGAATTGGCGATTGTCCTTATCATTATCGGCCTGTTGGTCGGCGGTGGATTCAAAACGATGCAGATTTTGAGCAAACGGGCGAAAGTGACCGAGACGAAACAGACTCTCGCAGCGGCGAAAGAGGCGGTTACGGGTTTTGCCCAGACGCACGGCTATCTTCCGAATGGAGCCGAGTTTTCCTCTTTGGTAAAGCAGAACAGAGACAGCTGGGACAAACCGCTTTTGTACACTGCCGATTCGGCATTGATGAACGATGACGTCTGCTACTACCGTACGACGCAGCTCAGGATCGGGGGTGACGAAAATGTCAGCGATGTGGCGTTCGTCATTGTCAGCGGTGGCGGCAACTACAATATGCAGACGGCACGCAGCGGCAGCGAAGTCAAAATTTACAAACAGGGCAAACCGAACGTCGACGACAACCAGACGGCACAGGGCGATTCGGTTTCGAGATTGGAGCCTTACGACGATTTGGCCGAATGGATGACGCTGCAGCAACTTCGTATCGCAATGGGGTGTAAAAGCGGACAGATAGAGATCATTACGCCCGAACTTCCGAAAGCATATGAAAATCACGGATATCAAGCATCGCTTTCATTTGCGGGGGGCGTGCCCTACCCCGACGGAGGCGACAGCGATACGGAAGAGGATGCCGAGTGGTGTTGGGAGGGCTCTCTTCCTCCCGGGATTTCGGTCTCGTGCAATGGGACTTTGGCAGTGAGTTCCTCCTGTTTGCAAAGTGACGGAACGAAAAACGGTGCGGCTACCTGGGGGCAGTGCACCAGACCGATTCTGTCGGGTTCGACCGGTTCGAGTACGCAGAACATCTTTACCGCGCGGTTCTATCTGCACGACAGCAACGACAATATCGCCAGAAAAGAGTATTCGGTCGTCGTGGAACCCGATTATCCAGAAATCGCCAATACCGAATTGCCGAGAGCAACGGAGGGGATACCTTATACGGCACAGCTGGCGGCGACCGGCGGTGACGGAAACTACTCCATTTCGCTGACCGGAAACTTGCCCAGAGGGCTCTCTTTCAGTGGCGATAACGACAATAATATTTCCGGTACGCCAAACGCCGGTACCGCCGGAAGCTATCCGCTGACGTTCCAGGTTGTCGACGGGACGGGGCGCAGCGCGAAACGCACGCTCGTATTGACCGTCGACAGCGGCAGCGGCGGCGGTTCCGGAGGAAATGGCGGAGGAAATGGCGGTGGAAACGGCGGAGGCGGCAACGGCGGCGGATGGCCCTGGCCCTGGCCGCGGCCGTAA
- a CDS encoding tetratricopeptide repeat protein, with the protein MGKYIALLSVFFLLLQAEEHTISLSKTQKFYTIQLFSVKKESKAEELVRKLPEPFVEDTRIIKLGGYYVGEYGRAATPKSFEKILSMIRKNYFHDAFVKSKPMRKMKESEAVPVEEKRPGDGKVPFSLDRGKKMVLAAEADRAFEEGDIPQAVRIYELLVNGAEPENRRALSNLLYLYGLQGNWVSARELMKKRHGLDALVYAYALGAMHGFRRNEIEHITPFARLDRSGRLMLLLGAFYEREGEMQKAFRWYSAGYAANPGDPYVAYAYARILDMQNRKKEAAKIYARIVQMPFAQKDLQAYALRRLQQIGE; encoded by the coding sequence ATGGGAAAATATATCGCTCTGCTCTCGGTTTTTTTTCTGTTGTTGCAGGCAGAAGAGCATACGATTTCGCTAAGTAAAACCCAAAAATTCTATACGATACAGCTTTTCAGTGTCAAAAAGGAGTCGAAGGCCGAAGAGCTGGTCCGAAAACTGCCCGAACCATTCGTCGAAGATACGAGAATCATCAAGCTCGGCGGCTACTATGTGGGAGAGTATGGAAGAGCCGCCACCCCAAAGAGTTTCGAAAAGATACTTTCCATGATTCGGAAAAACTATTTTCACGATGCGTTCGTCAAGTCGAAACCGATGAGAAAGATGAAAGAATCCGAAGCGGTTCCGGTAGAGGAGAAGAGGCCGGGAGACGGGAAGGTCCCTTTTTCGCTTGACAGAGGGAAAAAGATGGTGCTGGCGGCAGAAGCCGACAGGGCGTTCGAGGAGGGAGATATCCCGCAGGCCGTCAGAATTTACGAACTTCTGGTCAACGGGGCGGAGCCGGAAAACAGAAGGGCGTTGTCGAACCTTTTATATCTCTATGGCTTGCAGGGGAACTGGGTGAGTGCCAGGGAACTGATGAAAAAGCGGCACGGTCTCGATGCACTGGTCTATGCGTATGCACTGGGAGCGATGCATGGTTTCCGCAGGAACGAGATCGAGCATATCACCCCTTTCGCCAGACTCGACAGAAGTGGCCGGCTCATGCTTCTTCTCGGTGCATTTTACGAAAGAGAAGGAGAGATGCAGAAAGCGTTTCGGTGGTACTCGGCAGGATATGCGGCCAATCCCGGCGATCCCTATGTCGCGTATGCCTACGCCAGAATTTTGGATATGCAGAACCGTAAAAAAGAGGCCGCAAAGATCTATGCGCGTATCGTGCAGATGCCGTTCGCCCAAAAAGATCTGCAGGCGTATGCGCTGCGAAGATTGCAGCAGATAGGAGAGTGA
- a CDS encoding secretin N-terminal domain-containing protein, with the protein MVGIVQIVLIFLLFAGCSQQQRKITTPDYGTQAVKKEIAAANERPVSSPPPPLVLPPVYQPLDPLADRTVSFTGEGVALSKLLYAISKSVGLNLVIDKDVPAGMPVTLTLRNASLKEALGVVMDISGCYYELKGSILHVKRMVTKTFIVPYVHMQTSSVTELGGDILGSAQTGSSSSSSGGSGGGSGQTAVSGKRTLKYSNPEEANDFYAQLEENVQKTLSEEGRYTLNRYSGVLTVHDTKKRVEEVESLVKSVMDRTGKQILIEAKILEVVLNHNHQYGVEWQRVFDNLANNGKLTFSQSLGLQGAVAGAIQYTSDNWNVILSVLHNAGDVETLSNPRIKVLNGQSALLSSGKLVPFWEKEVEYTAVSSGGSNTVAVPQITYNRRDVLDGIAIGVTPVIMTDGRIMLNIVPINSSIEDIVEYKDEAGNTVATAPIINMKEAGTTVFSNDNEIVVIGGLINTTEKNIVEGVPFLDEIPGVGALFRNEQKSLEKREMVILLKINVVR; encoded by the coding sequence ATGGTTGGAATTGTTCAAATAGTATTAATATTTCTTCTTTTTGCAGGATGTAGTCAGCAGCAGCGAAAGATTACGACACCGGATTACGGGACGCAGGCCGTAAAAAAGGAGATCGCGGCGGCGAACGAAAGACCCGTTTCGTCTCCGCCGCCACCGCTCGTTCTGCCACCCGTGTACCAGCCTCTGGACCCACTGGCCGATCGGACTGTTTCGTTCACGGGTGAAGGCGTGGCACTCTCCAAACTTCTTTATGCCATCAGCAAAAGTGTGGGATTGAATCTCGTCATCGACAAGGACGTTCCCGCCGGAATGCCGGTGACGCTGACACTAAGAAACGCTTCTTTGAAAGAGGCGCTCGGTGTGGTGATGGATATCTCCGGCTGCTACTACGAGCTTAAGGGGTCGATCCTTCATGTCAAAAGGATGGTGACGAAAACCTTTATCGTTCCGTATGTCCATATGCAGACCTCTTCCGTGACGGAACTCGGAGGGGACATTCTCGGCTCCGCACAGACAGGCTCTTCTTCATCCTCTTCGGGCGGTTCTGGAGGGGGCTCCGGACAAACCGCAGTTTCCGGCAAGCGTACGTTGAAGTACAGCAATCCGGAAGAGGCCAACGATTTTTACGCGCAACTCGAGGAGAATGTACAAAAGACATTGAGCGAAGAGGGGCGTTACACGCTGAACCGTTATAGCGGGGTGTTGACGGTACATGACACCAAAAAGAGGGTGGAGGAGGTCGAGTCGCTCGTCAAATCGGTCATGGACCGAACAGGTAAACAGATTCTCATCGAAGCGAAGATCCTCGAAGTGGTTCTGAACCATAATCATCAGTATGGTGTCGAATGGCAAAGGGTCTTTGACAATCTCGCGAACAACGGGAAACTGACCTTTTCCCAATCACTCGGCCTTCAGGGGGCCGTCGCCGGAGCGATCCAGTATACCAGCGACAACTGGAACGTGATTCTCTCAGTCCTTCACAACGCCGGCGATGTCGAAACCCTCTCGAACCCCAGAATCAAGGTACTCAACGGTCAATCGGCACTTCTTTCTTCCGGAAAACTGGTGCCTTTTTGGGAGAAGGAGGTCGAGTATACCGCCGTTTCGAGTGGAGGGTCCAACACGGTCGCGGTTCCCCAGATCACCTATAACAGACGTGATGTTCTCGACGGTATCGCAATCGGAGTGACGCCTGTCATCATGACCGACGGCCGTATCATGCTCAATATCGTTCCGATCAACTCTTCGATAGAGGATATCGTCGAGTACAAGGATGAAGCGGGCAATACGGTGGCGACGGCTCCGATTATCAATATGAAAGAGGCGGGCACGACGGTTTTCTCGAACGACAACGAAATCGTCGTCATCGGGGGGCTTATCAACACGACCGAGAAAAATATCGTCGAGGGTGTCCCTTTTCTCGATGAAATCCCCGGAGTCGGAGCCCTTTTCAGAAACGAGCAGAAGAGTCTCGAAAAGCGCGAAATGGTCATACTCCTGAAAATAAACGTGGTTAGATAA